From a region of the Fischerella sp. JS2 genome:
- a CDS encoding Hsp70 family protein: protein MAIAIDFGTSNTVITRWNPVTQESETLNLPGLSVQQSLNPPLIPSLLYVENATKGQVLVGQQVRDRGLDLKNDPRFFRTFKRGIGTDIQGFLPELDGQVVTFEQVGQWFLNQVITQLEPMQGGLESLVLTVPVDSFEAYRYWLGKVCQALPVEQVRILDEPTAAALGYGMADQEVLLVIDFGGGTLDLSLVQLDKSVKTTSKPVGFLLKFGNKSLAETSKQKVKTARVLAKAGQNLGGSDLDNWIVDYFAKTQGLAVSPLTMRLAEKVKIQLSTQTQASEVYFNDETFESYELQLDRDTLEGILREHSFFERLDESMSQLLQQARRQNIEVGDINAVLLVGGTVQIPAVQTWVKQYFAPEKIRCDRPFEAIAQGALQVTQGVEIKDFLYHSYGVRYWDRRNNRHSWYPIIREGQPYPMTQPVQLVLGASVESQPSIELIMGELGADTGGTEVYFDGDRMITRRLNNDVITVKPLNDKDGARTIANLTPPGFPGSDRIKILFLVDEQRFLRITVEDLLTNETLLENQLVAQLS, encoded by the coding sequence ATGGCGATCGCAATCGATTTTGGTACAAGCAACACTGTTATCACTCGTTGGAATCCTGTCACCCAAGAGTCAGAAACTCTGAATCTACCTGGTTTATCAGTTCAACAAAGTCTAAATCCGCCACTTATTCCCAGTTTACTTTATGTGGAAAATGCTACCAAAGGACAAGTTTTGGTGGGGCAACAAGTGCGCGATCGCGGTTTAGACTTGAAAAATGATCCTCGTTTTTTCCGTACTTTCAAACGCGGTATTGGTACGGATATCCAAGGTTTTTTACCGGAATTAGATGGACAAGTAGTTACTTTTGAACAAGTCGGACAATGGTTCCTCAACCAGGTGATTACCCAATTAGAACCGATGCAAGGGGGGTTGGAATCACTTGTATTAACCGTACCTGTGGATAGTTTTGAAGCTTATCGTTACTGGTTGGGCAAAGTTTGTCAAGCATTGCCAGTGGAACAGGTGCGGATACTGGATGAACCAACAGCCGCCGCTTTAGGTTATGGTATGGCAGACCAAGAAGTTCTCTTGGTAATTGACTTTGGTGGTGGGACGCTGGATTTATCTTTGGTACAACTGGATAAAAGCGTCAAAACAACTAGTAAGCCTGTAGGATTTTTACTGAAGTTTGGCAATAAATCTTTAGCTGAAACTTCCAAACAAAAGGTGAAAACTGCCCGTGTTTTGGCGAAAGCTGGACAAAATTTAGGTGGTTCCGATTTAGACAATTGGATAGTTGACTATTTTGCGAAAACTCAAGGTTTAGCAGTCAGTCCTTTGACAATGCGACTGGCGGAAAAAGTGAAAATTCAGCTATCAACTCAAACCCAAGCGAGTGAAGTTTATTTCAACGATGAAACTTTTGAAAGTTATGAATTGCAATTAGATCGGGATACATTGGAAGGTATTCTCAGAGAACACTCATTTTTTGAACGGCTTGATGAGTCGATGTCTCAGTTACTACAACAAGCCCGACGGCAAAATATAGAAGTCGGGGATATTAATGCTGTACTGTTAGTTGGTGGTACAGTACAAATACCAGCAGTACAAACATGGGTAAAGCAATATTTTGCACCAGAAAAAATTCGGTGCGATCGCCCGTTTGAAGCCATTGCCCAAGGTGCTTTGCAAGTAACTCAAGGCGTAGAAATCAAAGATTTTCTCTACCACAGCTACGGTGTCCGCTATTGGGATAGGCGTAATAATAGACACAGTTGGTATCCGATTATTAGAGAGGGACAACCTTATCCCATGACTCAACCTGTACAGCTAGTATTGGGTGCTTCTGTGGAGAGTCAGCCCAGCATTGAGCTAATTATGGGCGAATTGGGGGCAGACACAGGCGGAACAGAAGTTTATTTTGATGGCGATCGCATGATTACCCGTCGTCTTAATAACGATGTCATAACTGTGAAACCCCTCAATGATAAAGATGGGGCGAGGACAATTGCCAACCTCACACCGCCAGGATTTCCCGGAAGCGATCGCATTAAAATCCTGTTTTTAGTTGATGAACAGCGCTTTTTGCGAATTACTGTTGAGGATTTACTCACAAATGAAACTCTGTTGGAAAATCAACTTGTAGCACAATTGAGTTAG
- a CDS encoding glycosyl hydrolase family 57, whose translation MTATAQSFNLPALAELRSGLPNICGWEAAIQSIVKQEESVYLNTTNLSLENITAGFACALHMHQPSIPAGINGEIISNLQYMFEHPHDGDNHNAEAFAWCYSRMGEFIPQLISQGCNPRIMLDYSGNLLWGLRQMEGDHIFDHLKRITCDPQYQPYVEWLGTMWSHAVVPSTPIPDIKLHIQAWQHHFAAIFGYDALKRVKGFSPPEMHLPNHPDTLFEYIKALKECGYRWLMVQEHSLERLDGSGLKHEDKYIPNRLLARNSYGETTSITALIKTQGSDTKLVAQMQPYFEAKGKNKQQISNVTVPSLVTQIADGENGGVMMNEYPRDLFRVYHEICEAGNNYAGVVALNGTEYLELIAAAGVNREDYPTCQAVHQHKIWQEVDSDNATPEAVEKVIAQLKATDHQFHMDGASWTNNLSWVEGYENVLDPMKKLSVMFHEKYDSLVRQDPLVTQRPDYQAALLYNLLLQTSCFRYWGQGTWTDYAREIYRRGEAVLS comes from the coding sequence ATGACTGCTACAGCACAATCCTTCAATCTACCCGCATTGGCAGAATTAAGATCAGGGTTGCCTAATATCTGCGGTTGGGAAGCGGCAATTCAGTCAATAGTTAAACAAGAAGAATCAGTATATTTAAATACTACTAATCTAAGCTTAGAAAATATCACGGCGGGATTTGCCTGCGCTCTACACATGCATCAACCAAGTATCCCCGCAGGCATTAACGGCGAAATCATCAGTAATCTCCAGTATATGTTTGAACATCCTCATGATGGAGATAACCATAATGCCGAAGCTTTTGCTTGGTGTTACAGCCGTATGGGAGAATTTATCCCGCAGCTAATTTCTCAAGGTTGTAACCCTCGCATCATGCTTGATTATTCAGGCAACTTGCTGTGGGGTTTACGGCAAATGGAAGGCGACCATATCTTCGATCATCTCAAGCGTATCACCTGTGACCCTCAATACCAGCCTTATGTAGAATGGCTGGGAACAATGTGGAGTCATGCTGTAGTTCCCTCCACACCTATTCCCGACATCAAACTACACATTCAAGCTTGGCAACATCACTTTGCAGCTATTTTCGGTTACGATGCCCTCAAGCGAGTCAAAGGTTTCTCTCCTCCAGAAATGCATTTGCCCAATCATCCAGATACTTTGTTTGAATACATTAAAGCGTTAAAAGAATGCGGGTATCGCTGGTTAATGGTGCAAGAACATTCCCTAGAACGTCTTGATGGTTCTGGGTTAAAGCACGAAGATAAATATATTCCCAACCGTTTGCTTGCCCGTAATTCTTACGGTGAAACTACTAGTATTACAGCATTAATTAAAACACAAGGTTCGGACACGAAATTAGTTGCCCAGATGCAACCTTATTTTGAAGCCAAAGGCAAGAATAAGCAGCAAATTAGCAACGTGACAGTCCCCTCTTTAGTTACCCAAATTGCTGATGGAGAAAATGGCGGTGTGATGATGAATGAATATCCCCGCGATTTGTTTAGGGTTTATCATGAAATCTGCGAAGCGGGTAATAATTATGCAGGTGTGGTTGCCCTCAATGGAACAGAATATTTAGAACTAATTGCAGCAGCAGGTGTTAATCGTGAAGATTATCCAACTTGTCAGGCTGTCCATCAGCATAAAATTTGGCAGGAAGTTGATTCAGATAATGCTACGCCGGAAGCTGTAGAAAAGGTAATAGCACAATTAAAAGCAACTGACCATCAATTTCACATGGATGGTGCTTCTTGGACTAATAATTTAAGTTGGGTGGAAGGTTATGAGAATGTCTTAGACCCGATGAAAAAACTTAGTGTCATGTTTCATGAAAAATATGACTCGTTGGTACGGCAAGATCCTTTAGTAACACAGCGTCCAGATTATCAAGCAGCTTTGTTATATAACTTGTTGTTGCAAACCAGTTGTTTCCGTTACTGGGGACAAGGGACTTGGACTGATTATGCGCGTGAGATTTATCGCCGGGGCGAAGCAGTGTTAAGTTAG
- a CDS encoding L,D-transpeptidase, with protein MEKPSSSSWVRSLKVLFVSAALALSVFSTPSQGVLRHPKRSTIRQAIINFKQSQRRWIQIDLSEQRLIAWEGRKPVYRVVVSTGKRSTPTRTGVFRIQTKLRKTRMRGRGYNVPNVPYTMYYRGGYAIHGAYWHRRFGTPVSHGCVNLPPKHARWLYRWASIGTPVVVQR; from the coding sequence ATGGAAAAGCCATCTTCTTCCAGTTGGGTGCGTTCTTTAAAAGTACTCTTTGTTAGTGCAGCACTCGCTTTAAGTGTTTTTAGTACTCCTTCACAAGGAGTTTTGAGACACCCAAAAAGAAGTACAATCAGGCAAGCAATCATTAACTTCAAACAATCTCAACGACGCTGGATACAAATTGATCTTTCCGAACAACGATTGATTGCTTGGGAAGGTAGGAAGCCTGTGTACAGAGTGGTTGTCTCTACAGGAAAAAGATCTACTCCCACTCGTACTGGTGTTTTTCGGATTCAAACCAAGCTGAGAAAAACTCGAATGCGTGGTAGAGGCTACAACGTTCCGAATGTCCCATATACGATGTATTACAGAGGAGGCTATGCTATTCATGGAGCCTACTGGCATCGAAGATTTGGGACACCAGTTAGCCACGGTTGTGTAAATTTACCACCTAAACATGCCAGATGGCTATACAGATGGGCATCAATCGGTACGCCAGTAGTTGTTCAAAGATAG
- a CDS encoding L,D-transpeptidase, whose product MGNWIGSSWIAWLTTFLATVGIVVGAAFSSSNSKTPLSHFSYRIFGRNSINEADIWKELRPPRKIEIDLSQQRLYAWEGSQLVYSMRVSTGKRSTPTKKGKFLIGSKLRYARMRGPGYDISGVPYTMYFYEGYAIHGAFWHDRFGTPVSHGCVNLPVKEARKLFNWAEVGTLVVVRK is encoded by the coding sequence ATGGGAAACTGGATTGGCAGTAGTTGGATTGCTTGGTTAACAACTTTCTTAGCAACTGTGGGAATTGTGGTTGGGGCTGCTTTTAGTTCTTCAAATTCAAAGACACCTCTTTCACATTTTTCTTATCGCATATTTGGTCGCAACTCTATTAACGAAGCTGATATTTGGAAAGAATTACGCCCTCCTCGCAAAATCGAAATTGATTTGTCACAACAACGTCTATACGCTTGGGAAGGTAGTCAACTTGTGTATTCGATGCGAGTTTCCACAGGAAAGCGTTCAACGCCTACAAAAAAAGGTAAGTTTCTAATTGGCTCTAAGCTTCGCTATGCGAGAATGCGAGGCCCTGGTTATGATATTTCTGGTGTTCCCTATACTATGTATTTCTACGAGGGGTATGCAATTCATGGCGCTTTTTGGCACGATAGATTTGGTACGCCCGTTAGTCATGGTTGCGTGAATTTACCAGTTAAAGAAGCTCGTAAGCTTTTTAATTGGGCTGAAGTTGGGACGTTAGTAGTGGTACGTAAGTAA
- a CDS encoding DUF1499 domain-containing protein, whose translation MSRLLPEFAQRLLCSIAFVIFLSLTILPGASWAYASGLGVTNGHLSSCPASNNCVVSQDADSKHAIDAIVYHVDRDTARETLLKVLNVVPRTEVIEQTDNYIHALSKSRIFKFVDDVEFYFPPNESVIHVRSASRVGESDLGVNRRRIEQIRLALLDLKI comes from the coding sequence ATGTCCCGTCTACTACCAGAGTTTGCACAGCGACTACTGTGCAGTATTGCCTTTGTAATATTCCTAAGTCTAACAATACTTCCTGGTGCGAGTTGGGCTTATGCTTCTGGCTTGGGAGTAACTAATGGTCATCTTAGTTCTTGTCCAGCTTCAAACAATTGTGTGGTAAGCCAAGATGCTGACTCGAAACACGCGATTGACGCGATCGTTTATCATGTAGACCGCGACACAGCACGAGAAACCTTATTAAAAGTTCTCAACGTTGTTCCTCGAACAGAAGTGATAGAACAGACAGATAATTACATCCATGCTCTTTCTAAAAGCCGCATCTTTAAATTTGTTGATGATGTAGAGTTTTATTTCCCACCTAACGAGTCAGTAATTCATGTACGTTCCGCATCTCGCGTGGGAGAATCGGACCTCGGAGTCAACCGTAGGCGAATCGAGCAAATTCGTCTGGCTCTTTTGGATTTAAAGATTTGA
- a CDS encoding ABC transporter substrate-binding protein: MKPRALLALFAVFLISLIVTVSCTRQITTPNTNTATPVATTPMKLGLNIWAGFFPWEVAKEQKLFEANKVNVDLKWFDAYLDSINALRAGQLDANGQTLNDVISSVAAGSDQIVVLTIDNSTGSDKVIVREGINSIADLKGKKVAAEEGTVDHFLLLLGLTKAGLTQADIQFRPLETGAAAAAFVAGQVDAVGVFAPFTTKALSRPGSKELFSSKDFPGAISDHLVVSRKTLNERPQDVQALVNSWFATLDFIEANSQKSYEIMAKRAGVSVSEYKKFSTGVTLLGLSENLKAFRPGQDMTSLQYAAGEISNFLIKTGLAKQAPDLSKLFDDRFVKAYAAKKKS; encoded by the coding sequence ATGAAACCACGCGCTTTACTAGCTTTATTTGCTGTGTTTTTAATCAGTTTGATTGTGACAGTTAGCTGCACTCGACAAATCACTACACCAAACACGAACACTGCAACACCTGTAGCCACTACTCCCATGAAATTAGGTTTAAATATTTGGGCTGGGTTCTTTCCTTGGGAAGTAGCTAAAGAACAAAAGCTGTTTGAAGCAAATAAAGTCAATGTAGATTTGAAGTGGTTTGATGCTTATTTAGACTCAATTAATGCTTTGAGAGCAGGTCAACTGGACGCGAACGGACAAACGTTAAACGATGTGATCAGTTCGGTTGCAGCTGGCTCAGATCAAATTGTTGTTCTAACCATCGACAACTCAACTGGTAGTGACAAAGTTATTGTCCGTGAAGGAATTAATAGTATCGCTGATCTCAAAGGTAAAAAAGTTGCAGCAGAAGAAGGAACCGTTGACCACTTTCTACTACTTCTGGGATTAACAAAAGCAGGTTTAACTCAAGCAGATATTCAATTTCGACCACTAGAAACAGGTGCTGCTGCTGCTGCTTTTGTAGCAGGACAAGTAGATGCTGTTGGAGTATTTGCACCTTTTACTACAAAGGCTTTATCTCGTCCTGGCAGCAAAGAATTATTCAGTTCTAAAGATTTTCCTGGTGCAATTTCCGATCATTTAGTTGTTAGTCGCAAAACACTTAACGAACGTCCTCAAGATGTTCAAGCTTTGGTAAATAGTTGGTTTGCAACCTTAGATTTCATTGAAGCTAATTCTCAAAAGTCCTATGAAATTATGGCGAAACGTGCTGGAGTTTCAGTTTCGGAATATAAGAAGTTCTCAACAGGTGTGACCCTGTTAGGACTATCCGAGAATTTGAAAGCATTTCGCCCCGGTCAAGACATGACATCACTACAGTATGCTGCTGGAGAAATTAGCAATTTTCTCATTAAAACTGGTCTAGCAAAACAAGCACCTGATTTAAGCAAATTATTTGATGATCGCTTTGTCAAGGCCTATGCTGCCAAGAAAAAATCATAG
- a CDS encoding 50S ribosomal protein L11 methyltransferase: MICQYEVEEVWFPLSETILEWDEDFHELMLGDKLRMAAYKKAIESVVQPEMIVLDLGTGTGILGLWALEAGAKYLYAIDVNSKILTLAIQRFNQGGFYGRYEVFNAISYEVNLPQRVDLIISEILGNLADNEDFVPILTDARQRFLKKSGRMLPSSVYTQLVPVSSVKAHQQVKSKNIKRLNTKYNLERLLQRLAVESPFNLYYDVILSQQSYLSKPQIAQEFQMDGNDQQVYNVILTFNVEVDGIFTGFKGSFVATLADSVVLDISGSDIAAHTTSDCWKHCYLPIENPVEVKPGDQIQLLYTRFYPTHRNSPFRQCYKWSGNIMRGSSIISYFEQSMESREIFQSLTTDN; encoded by the coding sequence ATGATTTGTCAATATGAAGTAGAAGAAGTATGGTTTCCTTTGTCTGAGACAATTTTAGAGTGGGATGAAGATTTTCATGAATTAATGTTAGGAGATAAACTGAGAATGGCTGCTTATAAAAAAGCTATTGAGTCAGTAGTGCAGCCTGAAATGATTGTTTTGGATTTAGGGACTGGAACAGGAATTTTAGGATTATGGGCTTTAGAAGCAGGTGCAAAATATTTATACGCTATTGATGTTAATTCTAAAATTCTTACCTTAGCAATTCAAAGATTTAATCAAGGGGGCTTTTATGGAAGATACGAAGTTTTCAATGCTATTTCTTATGAAGTAAACTTACCCCAACGAGTTGACCTGATTATTTCAGAAATTCTGGGCAATCTTGCTGACAACGAAGATTTTGTTCCAATTTTAACCGATGCACGTCAACGTTTTCTAAAAAAATCAGGAAGAATGTTACCGTCTAGCGTTTACACTCAGTTGGTACCAGTAAGCTCTGTCAAAGCCCATCAACAAGTTAAATCAAAAAATATTAAAAGACTAAACACTAAGTATAATTTGGAGCGACTGTTACAAAGATTAGCTGTTGAGAGTCCGTTCAATCTTTACTATGATGTAATCCTTTCTCAGCAAAGCTACCTCAGCAAACCTCAAATAGCTCAAGAATTTCAAATGGACGGTAACGATCAGCAAGTTTATAACGTTATCCTCACTTTCAATGTGGAAGTAGATGGAATTTTTACGGGATTTAAGGGCAGTTTTGTGGCAACTCTTGCTGATTCAGTTGTTTTAGATATATCAGGATCTGATATTGCAGCTCATACTACTTCTGATTGCTGGAAGCACTGCTATCTACCAATAGAGAATCCTGTAGAAGTGAAGCCTGGAGACCAAATTCAATTGCTTTATACTCGCTTCTATCCCACTCATCGAAATTCTCCATTTCGACAGTGTTATAAGTGGAGTGGCAATATTATGCGTGGCAGTAGTATTATCAGTTATTTTGAGCAAAGTATGGAAAGTAGGGAGATCTTTCAATCCCTGACAACTGATAACTAA
- a CDS encoding ABC transporter permease: protein MLPRKNHSQNAEDLKVFYSRHPQKMLPGSIFWRIAEDIPQNLAWTLMFLSITVPFLLWWMITSTGLVSPLFLPSPSQVLGAFQRLLASGDLQTDTTFSLFRVSIGFLLVAVVSIPLGLLMGAFASIRALLEPIIGIVRYMPAPAFIPLLILYFGVEETSKIMLIFLGGIFFNTLMVMDAVKFVPKDLLESAYTLGAKNRQVLLQVIFPSVLPSIIDACRVNIAGAWNLVIVSELIAATEGLGRRISVAQRFLKTEEIFASLIVIGLIGLVIDLFFRFLLYVVCWWATD, encoded by the coding sequence ATGCTGCCAAGAAAAAATCATAGCCAAAATGCTGAAGATTTAAAAGTATTCTATTCTAGACATCCTCAAAAAATGTTGCCAGGATCTATTTTTTGGCGCATTGCTGAGGATATTCCGCAAAATCTGGCGTGGACGTTAATGTTTTTGTCCATCACTGTTCCTTTTCTACTTTGGTGGATGATCACTAGCACTGGTTTGGTTTCACCACTATTTCTGCCTTCTCCTAGTCAAGTTTTGGGTGCATTTCAAAGACTTTTAGCAAGTGGGGATTTGCAAACAGATACTACCTTTAGCTTGTTTCGAGTATCGATTGGATTTTTACTGGTGGCTGTTGTTTCCATCCCATTAGGATTGTTGATGGGGGCTTTCGCCAGTATTCGAGCGTTACTTGAACCTATAATTGGTATTGTGCGTTATATGCCTGCTCCAGCGTTTATTCCCTTACTAATTTTGTATTTTGGTGTGGAAGAAACGTCAAAAATCATGCTCATTTTTCTTGGTGGCATATTTTTTAATACACTCATGGTAATGGATGCTGTGAAATTTGTACCTAAAGATTTATTGGAAAGTGCTTATACTTTAGGTGCAAAAAATAGACAAGTTTTACTGCAAGTCATCTTTCCATCTGTTCTTCCCAGCATCATTGATGCCTGTCGCGTCAATATAGCAGGGGCTTGGAATTTAGTTATTGTTTCTGAGTTAATAGCAGCGACAGAAGGTTTAGGTCGTCGTATTAGTGTTGCTCAAAGGTTTCTCAAAACTGAAGAAATTTTTGCTAGTTTGATTGTCATTGGATTGATTGGTTTGGTAATTGATTTATTTTTTAGATTCTTGCTATATGTGGTTTGTTGGTGGGCGACTGATTAG
- a CDS encoding DUF2382 domain-containing protein, translating to MPLYKLQDFDPSYRDTFGGDDIKGLPLYTEGGNRIGTVADALVDPEGRFRYLVIETESDFHSKRILLPIGLSRIDYNQRRVYVDGLSREQVQNLPVYRDDMTVDYDYEEQVRRNYRPQQNVAYDRNSYTYENDAPLYNLNEQNHQTFKLYEERLIANKNRIKTGEVTVGKHIETETATVSVPIEKERVVIERVPTTTEGVAISPDEAQFQSGEVARIEIYEETPEIRKEAFVREEVRVKKVVDKDVVEAQDTIRREELDIQTEGNLPLDETNTPSRDRL from the coding sequence ATGCCTCTTTACAAGCTACAAGATTTTGATCCTAGTTACCGAGATACATTCGGTGGTGATGATATTAAAGGTTTGCCCCTCTACACCGAAGGGGGAAATAGAATCGGTACAGTTGCAGACGCACTAGTAGATCCAGAAGGTCGTTTTCGCTATTTAGTTATAGAAACTGAATCAGATTTTCATAGCAAAAGAATTTTACTTCCAATAGGTCTTTCTCGCATTGATTATAATCAACGACGTGTGTATGTTGATGGATTAAGCAGAGAACAAGTACAAAATTTACCTGTGTACAGAGATGACATGACTGTTGATTATGATTATGAAGAACAGGTACGCAGGAATTATCGTCCCCAACAAAATGTAGCTTACGATCGCAATAGCTACACCTATGAAAATGATGCACCTTTATATAATTTGAATGAGCAAAACCATCAAACTTTCAAATTATATGAAGAACGGTTAATCGCCAACAAAAATCGCATCAAAACCGGAGAAGTTACCGTTGGTAAGCATATTGAAACAGAAACCGCAACAGTTTCAGTACCAATCGAGAAAGAAAGAGTTGTAATTGAACGAGTTCCAACCACAACAGAAGGCGTTGCAATTAGCCCCGACGAAGCACAATTTCAATCAGGGGAAGTAGCACGCATCGAGATCTACGAAGAAACACCCGAAATTCGGAAAGAAGCTTTTGTGCGTGAGGAAGTCCGGGTTAAGAAAGTCGTAGACAAAGACGTTGTGGAAGCCCAAGACACAATTCGTCGTGAAGAATTAGACATTCAAACTGAAGGTAATTTGCCTTTAGATGAAACAAATACACCGTCAAGAGATCGTCTCTAG
- a CDS encoding helix-turn-helix transcriptional regulator: MKVRRTVEKEVPGLGEKIKQAREADERSLEAICSEVGISRVYWYDIEAERVRSALPEETLRKIEKVLGVDLGVKFND; the protein is encoded by the coding sequence ATGAAAGTAAGACGAACAGTAGAAAAAGAAGTCCCTGGATTAGGTGAAAAGATAAAACAGGCAAGGGAGGCTGATGAGCGTTCCCTAGAGGCTATTTGTTCTGAGGTAGGTATATCTCGTGTTTACTGGTACGACATTGAAGCAGAGAGAGTCAGAAGTGCTTTGCCAGAAGAAACACTTCGCAAAATTGAAAAAGTATTAGGTGTGGATTTGGGAGTAAAATTCAATGATTAA
- a CDS encoding bifunctional 4-hydroxy-2-oxoglutarate aldolase/2-dehydro-3-deoxy-phosphogluconate aldolase — MSHHPWLTLVKKHRAIAVIRASQLELGRQMALAMASGGIQLIEITWNSANASELITKLRSELPDCTIGTGTLLNLEQLYDATSVGAQFLFTPHVDPTMIQAAVAENIPIIPGALSPTEIVMAWNYGATCVKVFPVQAVGGANYIKSLQGPLGHIPLIPTGGVTLKNAQEFLQAGAIAVGLSSELFPKQFVETGNWQAISQQAKSLVNSCLVKQWFS, encoded by the coding sequence ATGTCTCATCACCCTTGGTTAACACTGGTAAAAAAACATCGAGCGATCGCAGTTATTCGCGCTTCTCAATTAGAACTTGGACGCCAGATGGCCTTGGCTATGGCATCTGGAGGTATACAATTAATCGAAATTACCTGGAATAGCGCTAACGCTTCAGAATTAATCACTAAACTCCGCTCAGAATTACCCGACTGTACCATTGGTACAGGTACTTTGTTAAATTTAGAACAACTTTATGACGCAACTTCCGTAGGGGCGCAATTTCTGTTTACACCCCATGTTGACCCAACTATGATCCAAGCAGCAGTTGCGGAAAATATACCTATTATTCCTGGTGCGCTTTCTCCCACAGAAATCGTTATGGCTTGGAATTACGGTGCAACTTGTGTGAAGGTATTTCCCGTACAGGCGGTAGGTGGAGCAAATTATATCAAAAGTTTACAAGGGCCACTAGGTCACATTCCTTTGATTCCTACAGGCGGGGTTACTTTAAAAAATGCCCAAGAATTTTTACAAGCAGGAGCGATCGCAGTAGGTTTGAGTAGCGAATTGTTTCCGAAACAGTTTGTAGAAACTGGAAATTGGCAAGCAATATCTCAACAAGCAAAATCCTTAGTAAATAGTTGTTTAGTGAAACAGTGGTTCAGTTAA
- the uvsE gene encoding UV DNA damage repair endonuclease UvsE has product MTPVELDNLPVAQPQPKDTLPYLGLVCITFSKQVRFRTITRTRYLQLSQEQRVSTLKELYRDNLQRLDGALTFCQQYNIRLYRMPSGLFPMSDWEDEVGASVLEEMSAELGKIGQRANQLGIRMVLHPDQYVVLSSDSPQVVAASIKILERHALTLDLLGLPRSCWSLMNIHGGKSQRIEQLVEVISQLPENIKSRLTLENDEYAYSAGEILEVCQRTGVPMVFDAHHHICHENLDSYDHPNVAEMFYAAQQTWTHPEWQLVHISNGEEAFNDRKHSDLITAMPKIYQQAPWIEVEAKHKEEAIAYLRSWWLLENNF; this is encoded by the coding sequence ATGACCCCAGTTGAGTTAGACAATTTGCCAGTAGCACAGCCTCAACCTAAAGATACGCTGCCGTATTTAGGATTGGTTTGCATCACCTTTTCTAAACAGGTGCGCTTTCGGACGATTACGCGCACCCGCTATTTACAATTAAGTCAGGAACAGCGCGTTAGTACTCTCAAGGAATTATATCGAGATAACTTACAGCGTCTGGATGGGGCATTAACTTTTTGTCAACAATATAATATTCGACTTTATCGAATGCCTTCTGGGTTATTTCCCATGAGTGACTGGGAAGATGAAGTCGGGGCGAGTGTACTTGAGGAAATGAGTGCCGAGTTGGGTAAAATTGGGCAACGAGCAAATCAACTAGGAATTAGAATGGTGCTGCATCCTGATCAATATGTGGTGTTAAGTTCTGATTCGCCACAAGTAGTGGCAGCAAGTATTAAAATTTTAGAACGACACGCCCTAACGTTGGATTTGTTGGGTTTACCTCGTTCTTGTTGGTCGTTGATGAATATTCATGGTGGCAAATCTCAACGAATCGAACAATTAGTAGAAGTAATTTCCCAGCTACCAGAAAATATCAAAAGTCGTTTGACTTTGGAAAATGATGAGTATGCTTACAGTGCTGGCGAAATTTTAGAGGTATGCCAGCGTACTGGAGTACCAATGGTGTTCGATGCTCATCATCATATCTGTCATGAGAATTTAGATAGTTATGATCACCCCAATGTGGCAGAAATGTTTTATGCTGCTCAACAAACTTGGACTCATCCTGAGTGGCAATTAGTTCATATTTCTAATGGGGAAGAAGCTTTTAACGACAGAAAGCATAGTGATTTAATTACTGCTATGCCAAAGATATATCAGCAAGCACCTTGGATTGAAGTGGAAGCGAAACACAAAGAAGAAGCGATCGCCTATTTGCGTTCTTGGTGGCTGTTGGAGAATAATTTTTAG